Proteins encoded together in one Coffea arabica cultivar ET-39 chromosome 2c, Coffea Arabica ET-39 HiFi, whole genome shotgun sequence window:
- the LOC113727020 gene encoding probable xyloglucan endotransglucosylase/hydrolase protein 30: MHGVSRQNSLIRTQKTFDHSYQRQMDKFHFLCTMLPCLILLFLHLLCPANAALNNIATVPFGKGFSPLWGEPNIKRSADDKTVQLHLNQNTGSGFKSSDLYSHGFFSAKMKLPSDYTAGIVVAFYTTNGDVFKRTHDELDFEFLGNIRGKAWRFQTNMYGNGSTSRGREERYYLWFDPSREFHRYSILWTTKKIIFYIDDVPIREIIRNQEMGADYPSKPMALYATIWDASDWATSGGRYRTNYKYAPFIAEFTDLALHGCAADPLEEIFSSSCIEQDDQLDSASYASISPQQRMAMKNFRHKHMYYSYCYDTLRYSVPPPECLIDPSEKLRFKETGRLKFEGRHRHRRSKRSRSQDIGARNYGNEDED; this comes from the exons ATGCACGGCGTTTCCAGACAAAACAGTTTGATCAGAACACAAAAAACTTTTGATCATTCATACCAGAGACAGATGGACAAGTTCCACTTTCTTTGTACAATGTTACCATGTCTGATCCTCCTCTTTCTTCACCTATTATGTCCAGCCAACGCTGCTTTGAACAACATCGCAACTGTTCCATTCGGCAAAGGCTTCAGTCCGCTTTGGGGCGAACCAAACATCAAACGATCAGCAGATGACAAAACTGTCCAGCTTCATCTCAATCAGAACACAG GTTCTGGGTTCAAATCATCTGATCTCTATAGCCATGGATTCTTCAGTGCAAAAATGAAGTTGCCATCAGACTATACTGCAGGCATCGTCGTAGCGTTTTAT ACTACAAATGGAGATGTATTTAAGAGGACGCACGATGAATTAGATTTTGAGTTTTTAGGAAATATTCGAGGAAAGGCGTGGCGGTTTCAGACAAATATGTATGGCAATGGAAGTACCAGCAGAGGAAGAGAAGAACGATATTACTTGTGGTTTGACCCTTCAAGGGAATTTCATCGATATAGCATCTTATGGACCACCAAGAAGATCAT ATTCTACATCGATGATGTTCCAATTCGGGAGATAATACGCAACCAAGAAATGGGAGCAGATTATCCATCAAAGCCTATGGCTTTGTATGCAACCATTTGGGATGCTTCAGATTGGGCAACTTCTGGAGGCCGATACAGGACTAACTATAAATATGCTCCATTTATAGCTGAATTCACTGATCTTGCTCTTCATGGATGTGCAGCGGACCCTCTTGAAGAGATTTTCAGCAGCAGCTGCATCGAgcaagatgatcaactagacaGCGCAAGTTATGCTAGCATAAGTCCCCAGCAAAGGATGGCCATGAAGAATTTTAGGCATAAGCATATGTATTACTCTTATTGCTATGATACTTTGAGGTATTCTGTTCCTCCACCGGAATGCTTGATCGATCCATCGGAAAAACTAAGGTTTAAGGAAACTGGGAGGTTGAAGTTTGAAGGAAGGCACAGACACCGTAGGTCAAAGAGATCAAGAAGCCAGGATATAGGTGCTAGGAATTATGGGAACGAAGATGAAGATTAA